CCTCATAGCCGGCTGCCTCCAACACGTTGGCCAGGGTGTCGCCCAGCACTGCGTTGCGGGCGCCGCCATAGTGGATGGGGCCGGTGGGGTTGGCGCTGACATACTCCACCTGCCAGCGCTGGCCCTGGCCCCGCTGGATGTTGCCGTAGGCGTCGCCGGCCTCCACAATGGTGGCCACCTGTTGCTGGAGCCAGCCCTCGGCCAGGCGGATGTTGATGAAGCCCGGCCCGGCCAGGGAGACCTCGCCGATGATCTCGCTGGACGGGAGGTGCTCCACAATGGCCTGGGCGATCTGGCGGGGATTGACCTTGTCGCCGGTGGCCTGGCGGATGGCAGACGCGGCCACCAGGGCCACGTTGCTGCTGTAGTCGCCGTGCTCGGGTTGTTTGGGGCGCATCACCTCCACGGGCGGCAGGTCGAAGGTGGGCAGACTGCCATCGGCCTGGGCCGCCTGAATCGCCTGTTGGATGAGTTCTTTCAGTTGATCCCGTAACATGGGTTCTGGCTTTCGTCTCTGTTTTCCGCTTTCACCGGTTTTTTTTAGGGCGCTCTCCTGGGCTTTCCACCCATGGAACCCGTGAGGCCGCTGGCCAGCGACCTTCAACCTGGGACGCCCCTCTTTGGTCCAAACCCTAGTACAGTCTGGCGTAAATACCGCGGCAGTAATTCGGCGGCACGACCTCTGGTGGCAACCATCGGCGAATTTCTGCCGGGATTTACTAGGCCACCGGCTCCAGGTTGTACCAGTCGGGGCCCACCTCCACATCCACCTTCAGGGGCACGGAGAGGGGGTAGGCCGTCTCCATCACCTCCCGCACCAGGTCGGCCACCGGTTTTCGTTCCGCCTCGGGCAGCTCCAACACCAACTCATCGTGGACCTGAAGCAACATACGGGCCTGGTAGCGCTCCTCCTGGAGGCGTCGGTGGAGGCGGATCATGGCGATCTTCATGATGTCGGCAGCGGTGCCCTGGATGGGCGCGTTGATGGCGGCCCGTTCCACGGCCTGGCGCTGGTTGTGGGGCAGGCGTCGGTTCTGCAGCTCGGGGAAAAAGCGCTTGCGGCCCAGCAGCGTCTCCACATAGCCCTGGCTGTTGGCCTTCTCGATGGTTTCGGCGATGTACTGGCTCACCCGGGGATAGGTGGCGAAGTACTGGTCCAAAAATTCCTGGGCCTGTTGCGGGCTCATCTCCGTGCGGCTGCTCAGGCCAAAGGCGCTCACCCCGTAGATGGTGGCGAAGTTGATGGTCTTGGCCAGGCCCCGCTGCTCCCGGGTGACCTGGTCGATGGGCACGCCGAAGAGCCGGGAGGCGGTGGCGGCGTGGATGTCCTGGTCCGCCTGGAAGGCTTCGATGAGGGCCGGCTCCTGGGTGATGTGGGCCAGGATGCGCAGCTCCACCTGGCTGTAGTCGGCCGAGAGGAGCAGCCAGCCCGGCGGCGCGATGAAGGCCCGCCGGATCTCCCGGCCGATCTCGGTGCGGATGGGAATGTTCTGGAGATTGGGGTTGCTGGAGCTCATGCGCCCGGTGACCGCGCCCGTCTGGTTAAAGCTGGTGTGGACCCGTCCCGTCTCGGGGTTTACCAGCGCGGGGAGCGCGTCCACGTAGGTGCTGCGCAGCTTTTCCAGCTGCCGATGTTCGAAAATGATCTCCAGGACCCGTCGCTGTTGGTCGGTGAGCCCCTCCGCGAGGGCTAGCTGCTCCAGGGTGCCCACCGCGGTGCTGATGAAGCCGCTGCTGGTGCGGCGCAGCCCTTTGGTGGGGAAGCCCAGCTCCTCAAACAACACCTGGCTGAGCTGCTGGGTGCTGCGCAGGTTGAACTCGTGGCCCACGATCTGGAAGAGCTCCGCCTCCAGCTCGGCCAGGCGCTTGCTCAAGTCTTGGGACATCTGGGCCAGGAACTCCACATCCAGCAGGACGCCGGCCATCTCCATGTCGGCCAGCACCGGCAGCAGGGGAAGCTCAATTTCGGTGTAGAGGGACCACATGCCTGCTTCCCGCAGGCGGGGTTCCAGCCGGTCGAAGATCTGGATGGTGGCGTCCACATCTGCGCCACAGTAGGCCGCGGCCTGGTGGATGGGCACCTGGTCCATGGTGAGCTCTTGCCCAGAGGATCCCCGTCGGCGGCCGCGGCCGCTGCCGATGAGCTCGCTCAGCTCGGTCATCTGCCAGCCCAGCTCATGGGCGGCCTGGTTTTTGAGCCCCAGGCTGCGGCTGGCCGGGTCCAGCAGCCAGGCCATGGTCATGGTGTCGTGGATGTCGCCGGCCACGTCCAGGCCATGGCGGCGGCAGACAATGAGGTCGTACTTGCCGTTGTGGGCGATTTTAGGCAGTTCTCCGTTGCCCAGGTACGGTTCCAGCCGTTCTTTGACCATCTCCCAGGCGAGCTGCGGCCCTTCCTGGTGGCCCACCGGGATGTAGGCGGCCTGACCGGGAGCCCAGGCCAGGCCCAGGCCCACCAGCCGCGCCTGCATGGCATCGGTGCTGGTGGTCTCCACGTCGAAGCTCAGGCGGCCGGCCTGGGCCAGGGCCTCCAGGAGTTGCGCCAGGCTTTGGTCGTCCTGGACGCAGAGGTAGGGGGAAGGGCCGACGTCCTCACCGGCCGGTGTCTCTGGGGTGAAGAGGGCCAGTTGCCCCTGGCCGTTGGTGCCGTTTTGCGGCGTCTCCTCCAGGTTGGGCAGCTCCCGGAGGAGGCTGCGAAATTCCAGCTCGTTAAAGAGCTCGATGACCGCCTGGCGGTCGTAATCCTGCAGGCGGCACGTTTCCAGATCGAAGGAGAGGTCCAGATCGGTGTGGATGGTGACCAGGCGCTTGTTGCGTTCCACCTGTTCCCGGTACTCCAGGAGGTTCTGCCGGGTTTTGGGGCCGCTGACTTCGTCGATGTGGGCGTAGAGGTTGTCGATGTCGCCGTACTGGCTGAGCAGCTTGATGGCCGTCTTTTCACCGATGCCAGGCACGCCGGGGATGTTGTCCGAGCTGTCGCCGGTGAGGGCCTTGACATCCACCAGCTGGTGGGGTTCCAGCCCGTATCGCTCCCGGAATTCCTCCAGGCCCACGATGACCGTCTCCGGGTTGGGGCCGCCCCGGGTGTAGAGGATGCGGATCCGCTCGTCGATGAGCTGGAACATGTCCCGGTCGCCGGTGAGGATGAGGACATCCAGCCCCTGGGCGGCCGCCTGGCGGGCCAGGGTGCCCAGGATGTCATCGGCTTCGAAGTTGGGGTAGGTGATGACGGGGATGTTGAAGGCGCGCAGGAGTTCTTCGATGCGGCCCATCTGGACGCGCATCTCGTCGGGCATCTGATCCCGGGTGGCCTTGTAGTCCTGAAATTCCGCGTGTCGCCAGGTCTCGCCGCTGTCGAACGCGGCGGCCACATAGTCCGGCCGGTATTCCTTCAGGATGCTGATCAGCTTGCGGGCGAAGCCGTAGACCGCGGTGGTCGGTTCCCCCTGCCGCGTGGAGAGGGGCGTCTTCAGCCCGAAGAAGGCCCGATAGGCCTGGGAATGGCCGTCGATCAGTAGTAAGGTTGCCATGGTCCTTTCCCGTCCGCTCATCTTGTCCCGCCCGTTTCCCTGCCAATGGCAAGAGGGCGGCCCTGTCCGGTCCCCTGCCCAACCGGGCTGGCGCCCGTGGGCGGTCGATGAGCCCTTCCCCTTTCGTCAGACCGCTCGTCAGACCGCGTTTGTCTGGCGTTTGTCTGGCCGCGTCTGTCCGGTTCTGCCTGTCCGATCGTGGCGGGAATGCCCGGGCGCTTGCTCAGCCCTCCTCGACGGCCAGATCGCCCTGATCCACCAGGGCCTTGATCTGGGGGATCTTCAAGATGGCGCGCAGGGTCCGCATACGCCGGCCGGCATCCAGGCGGACGCGCCCGGCAGGCAGCTCCAGGATGTAGTTGTTGCGGGTGCGGTTCACCAGCACGATGATCTCGTCTGGATCTTCCATCCAGGTGGTGTCTGACTTCTTCATGGTGACTACCCTGTCCATGGTTTCCACGGTGCTCTCCACTGTCATGTGAATGTTGCGGGTCCAGCCCTGGCCGTTCTGGCAGGATCTTGACCATTGTACAGTTGTGCCGGAGGTTTGACAAAATTCTCCCGGACAGTCTGTGCCCTGTTTCACAACCGGCCTTTGGTGGGCAGTGGGTGTCCATCCTGGCTACTGGCTGGCTGCTCTGGCCGGGCCAGGAAGGCTTCCCAGGCCTGCCAGAGGGCCACTCCCGCCATGAGCCCATACCCGCCGGCGTAGATGGCCAGGAACGGGATGGACCACCAGCGTCCCAGGTAGGCAGCCAGCCCGATGGCGGCCAGGGCGTAGAGGGCCAGCCCCAGCTCGATGAAGGTGCCGACTTCCAGGGGGAGGCGGTAGCGGCTCTGCTGCCAGCCATCGCCGGCCCGCTGCACGTGGAATTTGGGCGTACGGAGGAACTGGCTGTGGTGGCCCAGCAGGCCCTGGGCCACGGCCAGGGAATTGTTGAAGCTGAGGCCGGTGCCCAGCAGCATCAGAAAGGGCAGGCGCGCCCAACGCCAGAACCAGCTTCGGGGATGGAGCTGGCGCTGGGCCGTGGCATAGAGCAAGGGCGGCCCCAGGGAAGTGAGGCTCAGGAAGGAGAGGGGCGCAGCCGGGTCCACGCCCAGGGCCATGAGGGGCAGCGAGAGGAGCACCATGGCCAGGAGCAGCGGGTGGATCAGGTAGCTGCCCAGGTGGGCCAGGGCGGCCAGCCGGGTGACCAGGGGCCAGCCGCTGCGCCAGACCGGCCTGGCCAGTTTGCGGAGGGCCTGGACGCTCCCCTTGGCCCAGCGGAACTGTTGCCGTTTGAAGGCCGAGAGCTGGGGGGGGATTTCAGCCGGGGCCTCCACGCTGTTGAGGTAGAGGGCCTGCCAGCCGGCCAGTTGGGCCCGGTAGCTGAGATCCAGGTCTTCGCACAGGGTGTCGCTCTGCCACTGTCCCACCGCTTCATCTTCGATGCAGGCCCGACGCCAGATACCGGCCGAGCCATTGAAACCGAAGGGGTAGCCCGCGGCCTGCCGCCCGGCCTGCTCCACCACGAAGTGCCCGTCCAGGGCCAGGGCCTGACAGCGGGTGAGCAGGGAGTAGTCGGCGTTCAGGTGGCCCCAGCGGGCCTGAACAAAGCCCAGGCGTGCATTGGCCTCGTCCAGGAAATAGGGGACGGTACGCTGCAGGAAGTTGGCAGGCGGCATGAAATCCGCGTCGAAGATGGCGATGAACTCGCCCCGGGCCAGGGGCAGGGCGTGGGCCAGGGCGCCGGCCTTGTAGCCCTGGCGAGAGGCCCGGCGGATCACCGTCACCTGGCGGCCGGCCCGGCGCCAGCGGGCAGCACAGCGTTGGGCCAGCGCGGTGGTCTGATCGTCGGAGTCGTCCAGGACCTGGATTTCCAGCTTGTCGCTGGGGTAATCCAGGCGGGCGCAGGCGTCGATCAGGCGCTCCACCACGTGATATTCGTTGTAGATGGGCAACTGGACGGTGACCGTGGGCCAATCCTGGTCTGGGGTGGGGCGTCTGCAGGGTGGTTTCTCCTGGTAGCGACGGTAGTGCCAGCTCAGCCAGAGGGCGTGGAAGCCGTAGAGGGCCAGGCCGATCACCGAGAGGGCATATGCGATCTGCAGCAGAACCACCAGCAAGGTGTGCATTGGGATCACCTACGACAATCTGGCATCAAAGTGCGTTCAAAAAAAAAGCCGACGATAGCCCGCCAGCTCACAAACGCACAGTATAGCGGATGGACAGAGAAGGGGCCAAATCGGCCTGTGGGAGGGATCGAGCCGTTGTCTGGAGTTTGGTATACTCGATGGCGGCCCGCGCTTATGTTATACTTAAAAGCAACGGGCTCACTTTTACCGCTCTGCTATCACTTGCATCCACCCTTTGCATCCACATCCATTGGTCCAGCACGCTGTTGTGAAAGGAATGTCATGAACCAGAGCATGGACAACAACAAGCCTGATGCCGCCTCCTCAGAAAGCGCTTCATTGCCGCCGGCCATCTCCCAGGAAGAGTTCCAGGCGGTCGTGGAGATGATCGGGCCGGACGAACCGGATCTCATGGTGGAACTCATTGACACCTACCTGGAGGAGTCCGGGATGCTGGTTGAGACGCTCCTGCAGCCCCCGCGTGAGGACAATCAGGAGGCCAGGCTGCGCGCGGCCCACAGCCTGAAATCCAGCAGCGCCAGCCTGGGCGCGCTGCACCTCTCTCGTCTCTGTGCGGATCTGGAGGCTTACCTGCGGGGGCGAGGTGGTGAGCTGGACGAGGAGCGCCAGGTTCAGCAAATTGTGGCTGAGCGGGAGCGGGTTGTGCTGGCGCTCCAGGCCGAGAAGGCCCGGCTCCAGCAGTCGTAGCCCGGCCTCTCTCCACCGTTGGCGCCAGCCCGGCGTCCCGTCTGGCAGTGCAGGCCGGCCATGGGACCAGTGGCGCAGGCTGGCCAGCAGGGAACAACCGCAGACCGGCCTGGCTGCCGATCCACGTTGCAGGCCCACCCACAGACAGAGAGGGCAGCCCCTGCAGGGGCTGCCCTCTCTGTCGTGATGCGAATCGGTGACGGTCGACTTTGGGATGGTAGCGAGGCCGATTCCGCGGCGAGCCGGGAGCGTGCCCGGGCTATCGTTCCTGCTCGGCGGCCTTGCTGGCGGCGATGATCTCGTCCATCAGGTGCCGGGGGACCGGTTCGTAGTGGTCGAATTCCATGGTGTAGACGCCCCGACCCTGGGTCATGGAGCGCAGGTCCGTGCCGTAGCGGAGCACCTCGGCCAGGGGCACCAGGGCCCGGATGACCGTGCGGTTGTTCTTCTGCTCCATCCCCAGAACTCGACCCCGCCGGGTGTTGAAGTCGCTCATGACGTCGCCCATGTACTCTTCGGGCACGGTCACTTCGATGCGGTAGATGGGCTCCAGGAGCACGGGATTGGCCTGTTGAACGGCCAGCTTGAAGACCTCCCGCCCGGCTGTCTGGAAGGCGATATCCTTGGAGTCCACCGGGTGTTCCTTGCCGTCGTAGACCACGGCCTTGACATCCACCACCGGGTAGCCGGCGATGACCCCCTGCTCCATCACCTGGCGCACCCCTTTCTCGATGGAGGGCAGGAAGACGCTGCTGATGGCGCCCCCGAAGACTTCGCTCACGTACTCAAAGCCGGCGCCGGTCTCCAGGGGCTCCACCCGCATGTGGACCTCCGCAAACTGGCCGGCACCGCCGGTCTGCTTCTTGTGGCGGTATTGGGCCTGGGCCACCTGGCTGATGGTCTCCTGGTAGGGCACCTTGGGGATGGAGGTTTCCACCTTGACGCCGTAGCGCTGCTCCAACCGCTGGACAGCCACGTCCACGTGGGTTTCGCCCATGCCCTGCAGGACGTTCTGCTTGGTGGCGGTGACATACTCCAGCCGCAAGGTGGGGTCTTCCTCGGCAAGG
The DNA window shown above is from Litorilinea aerophila and carries:
- the polA gene encoding DNA polymerase I, which translates into the protein MATLLLIDGHSQAYRAFFGLKTPLSTRQGEPTTAVYGFARKLISILKEYRPDYVAAAFDSGETWRHAEFQDYKATRDQMPDEMRVQMGRIEELLRAFNIPVITYPNFEADDILGTLARQAAAQGLDVLILTGDRDMFQLIDERIRILYTRGGPNPETVIVGLEEFRERYGLEPHQLVDVKALTGDSSDNIPGVPGIGEKTAIKLLSQYGDIDNLYAHIDEVSGPKTRQNLLEYREQVERNKRLVTIHTDLDLSFDLETCRLQDYDRQAVIELFNELEFRSLLRELPNLEETPQNGTNGQGQLALFTPETPAGEDVGPSPYLCVQDDQSLAQLLEALAQAGRLSFDVETTSTDAMQARLVGLGLAWAPGQAAYIPVGHQEGPQLAWEMVKERLEPYLGNGELPKIAHNGKYDLIVCRRHGLDVAGDIHDTMTMAWLLDPASRSLGLKNQAAHELGWQMTELSELIGSGRGRRRGSSGQELTMDQVPIHQAAAYCGADVDATIQIFDRLEPRLREAGMWSLYTEIELPLLPVLADMEMAGVLLDVEFLAQMSQDLSKRLAELEAELFQIVGHEFNLRSTQQLSQVLFEELGFPTKGLRRTSSGFISTAVGTLEQLALAEGLTDQQRRVLEIIFEHRQLEKLRSTYVDALPALVNPETGRVHTSFNQTGAVTGRMSSSNPNLQNIPIRTEIGREIRRAFIAPPGWLLLSADYSQVELRILAHITQEPALIEAFQADQDIHAATASRLFGVPIDQVTREQRGLAKTINFATIYGVSAFGLSSRTEMSPQQAQEFLDQYFATYPRVSQYIAETIEKANSQGYVETLLGRKRFFPELQNRRLPHNQRQAVERAAINAPIQGTAADIMKIAMIRLHRRLQEERYQARMLLQVHDELVLELPEAERKPVADLVREVMETAYPLSVPLKVDVEVGPDWYNLEPVA
- a CDS encoding glycosyltransferase produces the protein MHTLLVVLLQIAYALSVIGLALYGFHALWLSWHYRRYQEKPPCRRPTPDQDWPTVTVQLPIYNEYHVVERLIDACARLDYPSDKLEIQVLDDSDDQTTALAQRCAARWRRAGRQVTVIRRASRQGYKAGALAHALPLARGEFIAIFDADFMPPANFLQRTVPYFLDEANARLGFVQARWGHLNADYSLLTRCQALALDGHFVVEQAGRQAAGYPFGFNGSAGIWRRACIEDEAVGQWQSDTLCEDLDLSYRAQLAGWQALYLNSVEAPAEIPPQLSAFKRQQFRWAKGSVQALRKLARPVWRSGWPLVTRLAALAHLGSYLIHPLLLAMVLLSLPLMALGVDPAAPLSFLSLTSLGPPLLYATAQRQLHPRSWFWRWARLPFLMLLGTGLSFNNSLAVAQGLLGHHSQFLRTPKFHVQRAGDGWQQSRYRLPLEVGTFIELGLALYALAAIGLAAYLGRWWSIPFLAIYAGGYGLMAGVALWQAWEAFLARPEQPASSQDGHPLPTKGRL
- a CDS encoding Hpt domain-containing protein, coding for MNQSMDNNKPDAASSESASLPPAISQEEFQAVVEMIGPDEPDLMVELIDTYLEESGMLVETLLQPPREDNQEARLRAAHSLKSSSASLGALHLSRLCADLEAYLRGRGGELDEERQVQQIVAERERVVLALQAEKARLQQS